One region of Oncorhynchus mykiss isolate Arlee chromosome 8, USDA_OmykA_1.1, whole genome shotgun sequence genomic DNA includes:
- the agxtb gene encoding alanine--glyoxylate and serine--pyruvate aminotransferase b isoform X1 — translation MMQRTLFRRGALLAQKAAVEVSLLPMSAPLQPRLDRAMSSVTIPPPECMLRPLEVPFRYLFGPGPSNVPPRVLAAGGRGIIGHLHPEMYEIMNDIKKGIQYAFQTQNNMTIAMSGSGHAAMECAVFNTVEPGESVLVAVNGIWGERVAEIAERMGANVHIMVKAPGGVFSNGEIEKALAKHKPVLFFLTHGESSAGLAHPVDGIGDLCRKHNTLFLVDTVASLGASPIFMDQQNIDILYTGSQKALNAPPGTAPISFNERACQKMFNRKTKPVSYLFDMAHLSNYWGNDGQPARLYHHTGPVSGFFSLRESLAILAEKGLEESWRHHREVAGYLWKGLEDMGLKLFIQNKDLRLPSVTTIAIPEGYNWREMLQYIMKHHNMEMTGGLGPSTGMVMRVGLMGYNCQKTNADMALASLADALKNCKKSKA, via the exons ATGATGCAGCGGACTTTGTTTCGCAGGGGAGCGCTGCTGGCGCAAAAGGCGGCTGTGGAGGTATCACTGCTCCCGATGAGCGCGCCTCTACAGCCGCGCCTTGACCGTGCCATGTCCTCGGTGACCATCCCGCCCCCGGAGTGCATGCTCCGGCCGCTCGAAGTTCCTTTCCGCTACCTGTTCGGACCAGGACCGTCCAACGTGCCGCCCCGAGTTTTAGCCGCAGGTGGTAGGGGAATTATCGGCCATTTGCACCCAGAAATGTACGAG ATCATGAACGACATCAAGAAGGGGATCCAGTACGCTTTTCAGACACAGAACAACATGACGATAGCAATGAGCGGCTCGGGACACGCAGCCATGGAGTGCGCCGTCTTCAACACGGTAGAACCCGGGGAGAGCGTGCTCGTGGCTGTCAATGGAATATGGGGAGAGCGAGTGGCTGAAATCGCCGAGAGAATGG GTGCCAATGTTCATATCATGGTAAAAGCACCGGGTGGAGTTTTCAGCAATGGAGAAATTGAAAAG GCCCTGGCCAAACACAAGCCCGTTCTGTTCTTCCTCACACATGGAGAGTCCTCTGCTGGCCTCGCCCACCCTGTCGATGGCATTGGAGACCTCTGCCGCAA acacaaTACCCTGTTTCTTGTAGATACTGTCGCGTCTCTTGGGGCGTCGCCTATTTTCATGGACCAGCAGA ATATTGACATCCTGTACACTGGCTCTCAAAAGGCATTGAATGCACCCCCTGGTACAGCACCCATCTCCTTCAATGAAAGAGCATG CCAAAAGATGTTCAACAGGAAAACAAAACCAGTGTCCTACCTCTTTGACATGGCCCACTTGTCTAACTATTGGGGAAATGATGGTCAACCAGCCAGACT ATACCACCACACAGGACCAGTGTCTGGGTTCTTTTCCCTGAGGGAAAGTCTTGCTATTCTTGCTGAGAAG GGTCTGGAGGAGTCCTGGAGGCACCACAGGGAGGTGGCAGGGTACCTCTGGAAGGGCCTGGAAGACATGGGCCTCAAGCTATTCATCCAAAACAAG GACCTTAGGCTGCCCTCCGTCACCACCATTGCCATACCTGAGGGCTACAACTGGAGAGAGATGCTGCAGTACATCATGAAGCACCACAATATGGAGATGACTGGGGGCCTGGGGCCCTCCACTGGCATGGTG atgCGTGTGGGTCTGATGGGATACAACTGCCAGAAGACCAATGCAGACATGGCACTGGCTTCCCTGGCCGACGCTTTGAAGAACTGCAAAAAGAGCAAAGCATAA
- the agxtb gene encoding alanine--glyoxylate and serine--pyruvate aminotransferase b isoform X2 — translation MMQRTLFRRGALLAQKAAVEVSLLPMSAPLQPRLDRAMSSVTIPPPECMLRPLEVPFRYLFGPGPSNVPPRVLAAGGRGIIGHLHPEMYEIMNDIKKGIQYAFQTQNNMTIAMSGSGHAAMECAVFNTVEPGESVLVAVNGIWGERVAEIAERMGANVHIMVKAPGGVFSNGEIEKALAKHKPVLFFLTHGESSAGLAHPVDGIGDLCRKHNTLFLVDTVASLGASPIFMDQQNIDILYTGSQKALNAPPGTAPISFNERACQKMFNRKTKPVSYLFDMAHLSNYWGNDGQPARLYHHTGPVSGFFSLRESLAILAEKGLEESWRHHREVAGYLWKGLEDMGLKLFIQNKDLRLPSVTTIAIPEGYNWREMLQYIMKHHNMEMTGGLGPSTGMVMRVGLMGYNCQKTNADMALAALADALKNCKKSKA, via the exons ATGATGCAGCGGACTTTGTTTCGCAGGGGAGCGCTGCTGGCGCAAAAGGCGGCTGTGGAGGTATCACTGCTCCCGATGAGCGCGCCTCTACAGCCGCGCCTTGACCGTGCCATGTCCTCGGTGACCATCCCGCCCCCGGAGTGCATGCTCCGGCCGCTCGAAGTTCCTTTCCGCTACCTGTTCGGACCAGGACCGTCCAACGTGCCGCCCCGAGTTTTAGCCGCAGGTGGTAGGGGAATTATCGGCCATTTGCACCCAGAAATGTACGAG ATCATGAACGACATCAAGAAGGGGATCCAGTACGCTTTTCAGACACAGAACAACATGACGATAGCAATGAGCGGCTCGGGACACGCAGCCATGGAGTGCGCCGTCTTCAACACGGTAGAACCCGGGGAGAGCGTGCTCGTGGCTGTCAATGGAATATGGGGAGAGCGAGTGGCTGAAATCGCCGAGAGAATGG GTGCCAATGTTCATATCATGGTAAAAGCACCGGGTGGAGTTTTCAGCAATGGAGAAATTGAAAAG GCCCTGGCCAAACACAAGCCCGTTCTGTTCTTCCTCACACATGGAGAGTCCTCTGCTGGCCTCGCCCACCCTGTCGATGGCATTGGAGACCTCTGCCGCAA acacaaTACCCTGTTTCTTGTAGATACTGTCGCGTCTCTTGGGGCGTCGCCTATTTTCATGGACCAGCAGA ATATTGACATCCTGTACACTGGCTCTCAAAAGGCATTGAATGCACCCCCTGGTACAGCACCCATCTCCTTCAATGAAAGAGCATG CCAAAAGATGTTCAACAGGAAAACAAAACCAGTGTCCTACCTCTTTGACATGGCCCACTTGTCTAACTATTGGGGAAATGATGGTCAACCAGCCAGACT ATACCACCACACAGGACCAGTGTCTGGGTTCTTTTCCCTGAGGGAAAGTCTTGCTATTCTTGCTGAGAAG GGTCTGGAGGAGTCCTGGAGGCACCACAGGGAGGTGGCAGGGTACCTCTGGAAGGGCCTGGAAGACATGGGCCTCAAGCTATTCATCCAAAACAAG GACCTTAGGCTGCCCTCCGTCACCACCATTGCCATACCTGAGGGCTACAACTGGAGAGAGATGCTGCAGTACATCATGAAGCACCACAATATGGAGATGACTGGGGGCCTGGGGCCCTCCACTGGCATG GTGATGCGTGTGGGTCTGATGGGATACAACTGCCAGAAGACCAATGCAGACATGGCACTGGCTGCCCTGGCCGACGCTTTGAAGAACTGCAAAAAGAGCAAAGCATAA